A genomic stretch from Telmatocola sphagniphila includes:
- a CDS encoding Nramp family divalent metal transporter yields the protein MSTVQVKPSGNPRSLEEVHSSVSIPNNRFRRFFAFSGPAYLISVGYMDPGNWGTDLSAGAAYKYDLLWIVALASFMAIIMQICSAKLGVVTGKDLAQACRDFYPSWTRWPNWIACELAIAACDLAEVLGSAVALNLLFQIPMLWAVVITSFDVLLLLMLQGLGMRLIEAVILVLVATIAVCYGIEIFVLPQTKPDFLEMGKALINPGFRQEGMVVGAIGIIGATVMPHNLYLHSALVQSRKIDRDEVSIGRAIHYNKIDTILALTLAFTVNAAILILAAIVFHGRDSITLKTGAVVEFNADSDWIQIAHLTLAPLVGTATASFLFAIALLASGQSSTITGTMAGQVVMEGFIHWKLKPWIRRLITRLLAIIPAIIIIGMRGNNGITDLLILSQVVLAMQLPFAMFPLLHFTCSRQRMGNFVNGPALRILGWLSFALITIFALYGLPESFSKAVEVVLGKSEG from the coding sequence ATGTCGACAGTGCAGGTGAAACCGAGCGGTAATCCCCGCTCTCTCGAGGAAGTCCATTCCAGTGTCTCGATACCGAATAATCGGTTCCGTCGTTTTTTTGCCTTCTCCGGCCCGGCCTACCTGATCAGCGTCGGCTACATGGACCCCGGCAACTGGGGTACCGATCTCTCGGCCGGCGCCGCCTACAAATACGATCTGCTTTGGATTGTCGCCCTGGCCAGTTTCATGGCCATCATCATGCAAATTTGCTCGGCCAAACTTGGCGTCGTGACCGGGAAGGATCTTGCGCAGGCATGTCGGGATTTCTACCCGTCCTGGACGCGCTGGCCCAACTGGATTGCCTGCGAATTAGCTATAGCCGCCTGCGATCTGGCGGAAGTACTCGGCAGCGCGGTTGCTCTGAATCTCCTCTTTCAGATTCCAATGCTCTGGGCGGTAGTGATAACTTCCTTCGATGTGCTGCTGCTGTTAATGCTGCAAGGGTTGGGGATGCGCCTGATCGAGGCCGTGATACTCGTCCTGGTTGCCACAATTGCGGTCTGCTACGGGATCGAGATTTTCGTTCTCCCTCAAACCAAGCCCGACTTTCTGGAAATGGGTAAGGCCCTAATCAATCCGGGTTTCCGACAGGAAGGAATGGTGGTCGGGGCTATTGGGATTATCGGCGCGACCGTGATGCCGCACAATCTCTATTTGCATTCCGCCCTGGTACAGTCCCGCAAAATTGATCGGGACGAAGTCTCGATTGGTCGGGCCATTCATTACAACAAAATCGACACAATTCTGGCGCTGACTCTCGCTTTCACTGTGAATGCCGCGATTTTGATCCTGGCGGCAATCGTTTTTCACGGCCGGGACTCGATCACCCTGAAGACTGGTGCGGTGGTGGAATTCAATGCGGATAGCGATTGGATTCAGATTGCCCACCTGACACTTGCCCCATTGGTGGGCACGGCGACTGCCAGTTTTCTCTTTGCCATCGCACTTCTCGCCAGCGGACAGAGCAGCACTATAACCGGAACCATGGCCGGCCAAGTCGTGATGGAAGGATTCATTCACTGGAAACTGAAACCGTGGATTCGACGACTAATCACTCGACTTTTGGCAATTATTCCTGCAATTATTATCATCGGAATGCGAGGTAACAACGGAATCACCGATCTTCTGATTCTCAGTCAGGTAGTACTCGCGATGCAATTGCCTTTTGCAATGTTCCCTCTGCTCCATTTCACATGCTCCCGGCAACGGATGGGGAATTTTGTGAATGGACCGGCACTTCGCATTCTGGGCTGGCTCTCCTTCGCCTTGATCACAATCTTTGCTCTGTACGGCCTGCCGGAGTCGTTTTCGAAGGCCGTGGAGGTGGTGCTGGGCAAGAGCGAAGGTTAG
- a CDS encoding NAD(P)-dependent oxidoreductase, producing the protein MTIAKAEAGKTRIGWIGTGVMGRWMCQHALTKGYKATVYNRSADKLQPLLELGAKQAKTPKEVAENSDVIFAIVGFPKDVREVFLGSQGALAGSKPGTILVDMTTSEPSLAVEIAQAAKSQGVFALDAPVSGGDVGAKNAALSIMIGGEKEAVEAVTPIFETMGKTIIHQGPAGAGQHTKMVNQILIAANMIALCEGLLYGYKSGLDLETVFKSVSVGAAGSKALEVLGPRIMARNFEPGFYVEHFIKDMGIALAEAEKMNIALPGLALAKQLYEAVRAQGYARKGTQALMLALEHLSNVKR; encoded by the coding sequence ATGACCATCGCAAAGGCAGAAGCAGGAAAAACTCGAATCGGCTGGATCGGAACGGGCGTCATGGGCCGCTGGATGTGCCAGCATGCTCTAACCAAGGGCTACAAGGCCACCGTTTACAACCGAAGTGCCGATAAACTCCAGCCACTACTGGAACTGGGGGCGAAACAGGCCAAAACTCCCAAAGAAGTTGCGGAAAACTCGGATGTAATCTTCGCCATTGTCGGGTTTCCCAAAGACGTGAGGGAAGTATTTCTCGGCTCACAAGGGGCACTCGCCGGCAGCAAGCCCGGCACCATCCTGGTCGACATGACCACGAGCGAACCGAGCTTAGCCGTGGAGATTGCCCAAGCGGCGAAAAGCCAGGGAGTGTTCGCGTTGGATGCGCCAGTCAGCGGTGGTGATGTCGGTGCCAAAAACGCCGCGCTTTCGATCATGATCGGCGGCGAAAAAGAGGCCGTGGAAGCGGTCACCCCCATATTTGAAACGATGGGTAAGACTATTATCCATCAAGGGCCAGCCGGCGCCGGTCAGCATACCAAGATGGTCAATCAAATTCTGATTGCAGCGAATATGATTGCGCTTTGCGAGGGGTTACTCTACGGCTACAAATCGGGTCTGGACCTGGAGACGGTTTTCAAATCGGTCTCTGTGGGAGCTGCCGGGAGTAAAGCCCTGGAAGTTCTTGGCCCCCGTATCATGGCTCGCAATTTTGAACCTGGCTTTTACGTGGAACATTTCATCAAGGACATGGGAATCGCACTGGCAGAGGCGGAAAAGATGAATATCGCTTTGCCCGGACTGGCTCTGGCGAAACAACTCTACGAGGCGGTTCGTGCCCAGGGCTACGCGAGAAAAGGGACGCAAGCTCTCATGTTGGCACTGGAGCACCTCTCGAATGTGAAGCGATAG
- a CDS encoding response regulator transcription factor, which yields MPKARIVVVEDEPAIRRGVVDALRISGYEVHESADGQEGLKKCCQPDIDLILLDLLLPKRDGLEVLTELRKVHPQRPVLILTARGTEDDRVRGLQMGADDYVVKPFSARELLARVEAILRRSAPAPKSDPHQLKWGRATIDLARRELFWSKNDRVEISEMESLLLRYLVNHRERAVSREELLSRVWGIESAGLETRTVDMHVARLRAKLRDPHIKTDEEAILTVRSQGYMIHENLLPSLESAL from the coding sequence ATGCCTAAAGCACGCATCGTTGTCGTGGAGGACGAACCTGCCATTCGCCGGGGGGTAGTCGATGCCCTGCGCATTTCGGGGTATGAAGTCCATGAATCGGCCGATGGTCAGGAGGGCCTGAAAAAGTGCTGCCAGCCCGATATCGATTTAATCCTTCTGGATTTGCTGCTTCCCAAAAGAGACGGTCTTGAAGTGCTGACGGAGCTTCGCAAAGTTCATCCGCAGCGTCCAGTTCTGATCCTCACGGCCCGGGGAACCGAGGATGACCGCGTGCGCGGGCTGCAAATGGGGGCCGATGATTATGTCGTGAAGCCTTTCTCCGCTCGAGAGCTTCTGGCCCGGGTGGAAGCGATTCTGCGACGTTCCGCCCCGGCGCCTAAAAGCGATCCCCACCAGCTCAAGTGGGGCCGGGCGACCATCGATCTTGCCCGGCGGGAACTTTTCTGGTCCAAGAACGATCGCGTTGAAATCTCCGAAATGGAATCGCTTCTGTTACGCTATCTCGTGAATCATCGGGAACGGGCGGTTTCCCGAGAAGAGCTTCTCTCCAGAGTCTGGGGCATCGAATCGGCCGGGCTGGAAACCCGGACCGTCGATATGCATGTGGCTCGGTTGCGCGCCAAGTTGCGCGATCCGCATATCAAGACGGATGAGGAAGCGATTCTGACGGTGCGTTCCCAGGGATATATGATTCACGAAAACCTGCTGCCGAGTCTGGAATCCGCACTATGA
- a CDS encoding sensor histidine kinase, whose amino-acid sequence MKLVRSYTLRASFIFALISLLLLGGLGWATNEAMSLEMERAIASANSEEQNKYRQLMDAWNAQLRLALWRLDARLGQTLSREESRPYAHYSALQSPFPAIQRDGSISSPGTIFFPSPLLSAEIPDWIQLHFQIDSAGGWSSPEVIQPQLQNFLSKLPVGFPLPNVTPERKELLCLLQTRYPAASILPQLEAKGVTLNFDNNNAVGNGYYFNSSKLQGLNNGSLNQAPVNAPNSQLPNLASQPAGKNPISNGLGQDPALDFQERMNATRTGNGRNIANNEDNRNFLTVPSTLSVNRKPVDVVLGEMRPIWLPSPDKPEQLLMVRAGLAGSTPVYQGFVINWPKIQNLMREEIGDLFEKIDFRALPEKEPLHPEKSMSTLPVELNVLDPAPEVPEEITQLHLPLWTPLRAGLAIVWLSTLVALLAVGIGGWSLMSLSERRIRFVSAVTHELRTPLTTMRLYLDMLHQGMITDPQQQKEYLGTLNTEADRLNRLIANVLEFSRLEQQNIPVRRQNILIEAFLNSVHSLWVDRCKESHKELVLENQLGEGFAFQTDPQLLERVLSNLIDNARKYSNTASDPRIWLRAYSQADQIILEIEDRGPGVDRKDRHSIFRPFRRGHAADVQAGGVGLGLALAVSWTKMLGGKLSYEPRSPGACFMVVLPTA is encoded by the coding sequence ATGAAACTGGTCCGATCCTATACTCTGAGAGCCAGTTTTATCTTTGCATTGATCTCCCTACTGCTTCTGGGAGGTTTGGGTTGGGCCACGAATGAGGCTATGAGCCTCGAGATGGAACGGGCCATCGCCTCGGCCAATTCGGAAGAGCAAAATAAGTATCGACAGCTGATGGATGCCTGGAATGCACAGTTGCGTCTCGCTCTGTGGCGGCTGGATGCCCGACTGGGGCAAACGCTTTCGCGCGAAGAGAGCCGTCCTTACGCTCATTATTCGGCACTTCAGTCGCCCTTTCCGGCAATTCAAAGAGATGGCAGCATCAGCTCACCCGGGACAATCTTTTTCCCGTCCCCGCTGTTGAGTGCGGAAATTCCCGATTGGATCCAACTCCATTTTCAGATCGATTCGGCAGGCGGCTGGAGTTCGCCGGAGGTCATTCAACCGCAACTCCAGAATTTTCTTTCGAAATTGCCTGTCGGTTTTCCGCTGCCGAACGTCACTCCCGAGCGCAAAGAACTACTGTGCCTGCTGCAAACTCGTTACCCCGCGGCAAGCATTCTACCGCAGCTGGAAGCCAAAGGCGTGACGCTGAATTTCGATAATAACAACGCTGTCGGCAACGGCTATTATTTCAACTCCAGTAAATTGCAAGGCTTGAATAATGGGAGTCTTAATCAAGCCCCGGTGAATGCCCCCAACTCGCAATTGCCAAATCTTGCGAGTCAGCCAGCTGGCAAAAATCCCATATCGAACGGTCTCGGTCAGGATCCGGCCCTCGATTTTCAGGAGCGGATGAATGCCACCCGTACCGGCAACGGGCGCAACATTGCCAACAACGAAGACAACCGCAATTTCCTGACAGTACCCAGCACACTTTCGGTGAACCGCAAACCGGTGGACGTGGTGCTGGGTGAAATGCGACCGATCTGGCTGCCCTCCCCGGATAAGCCCGAACAACTTCTGATGGTGCGGGCTGGTTTGGCGGGCAGCACTCCTGTGTATCAGGGCTTCGTGATCAACTGGCCGAAAATCCAGAATCTGATGCGGGAAGAGATTGGCGATCTCTTTGAAAAAATCGATTTTCGAGCGCTCCCCGAAAAGGAACCACTTCATCCGGAAAAATCGATGTCCACGCTGCCGGTGGAGCTGAACGTTCTGGACCCGGCTCCGGAAGTTCCCGAGGAGATTACTCAACTGCATTTGCCGCTTTGGACCCCATTGCGAGCCGGCTTGGCCATCGTCTGGTTATCGACTCTGGTCGCGCTTCTGGCAGTGGGAATCGGCGGCTGGTCTCTGATGTCGCTTTCGGAACGCCGCATTCGTTTCGTCTCGGCCGTCACCCACGAATTGAGAACGCCCTTAACCACGATGCGGCTCTATCTGGACATGTTGCATCAGGGGATGATTACCGATCCCCAGCAGCAGAAAGAATATCTCGGGACTTTGAATACGGAAGCCGATCGGCTGAATCGATTGATCGCCAACGTTCTGGAATTTTCGCGACTGGAACAACAAAACATTCCGGTCCGCCGACAAAATATCCTTATCGAAGCATTCCTCAACTCCGTGCATTCCCTTTGGGTGGACCGCTGCAAGGAGTCTCATAAGGAACTGGTACTGGAAAATCAACTCGGTGAAGGCTTCGCCTTTCAGACCGATCCGCAATTGCTTGAAAGGGTTCTTTCCAATCTCATCGATAATGCTCGAAAGTATTCCAATACGGCTTCCGACCCGCGCATCTGGCTTCGGGCCTACTCTCAAGCCGATCAGATAATCCTCGAAATCGAGGATCGGGGACCAGGCGTGGATCGCAAGGATCGACACTCCATTTTCCGACCCTTCCGGCGCGGCCACGCAGCCGATGTGCAAGCGGGTGGGGTAGGGCTGGGTCTGGCTCTTGCCGTCAGCTGGACGAAAATGCTCGGCGGAAAATTGAGCTACGAGCCCCGTTCTCCCGGTGCCTGTTTTATGGTGGTTCTGCCCACCGCCTGA
- a CDS encoding competence/damage-inducible protein A has product MRAEIISIGSEITSGQNLDTNSQWLSRKLAEMGISTAYHTTVADDLEANIEVFRNASQRADLVLCTGGLGPTQDDLTREVMAQVAGVELIEDLESLEYIKSLFLKRGRVMPDRNKCQALFPKGSEVLFNEMGTAPGIWMKINRAWFGAMPGVPSEMFVMYEKQVKPRLGKLGIQGGVFVQRKINTFGEGESAVEDKLLDITKRGHVPEVGITASDAYISLRIFARGSNLQQVQEIIEPVEAKIRERLGDLVFGTEDQKLQDAVVHLLLEKRKTISVVESVTGGLVSHYICQVPGASQVYAGGITAYQNRIKIDELGVPESLIREQGVVSLEVAIDLARRCRLKFGTDLAVSTVGYAGPEAGDDPAKPVGTVFSALSFEGGETTKAHHWLGTRDEIQTRTAKIALNLARLYLMKL; this is encoded by the coding sequence ATGCGCGCGGAAATTATCTCCATTGGCAGCGAAATCACCAGCGGACAAAATCTCGATACCAATTCCCAGTGGCTCAGTCGCAAACTGGCGGAAATGGGAATCTCCACCGCCTATCACACCACTGTAGCAGATGACCTCGAAGCCAATATCGAAGTCTTCCGGAACGCTAGTCAAAGGGCCGATCTGGTGCTCTGCACCGGCGGTCTGGGGCCCACGCAGGACGATCTGACTCGAGAAGTGATGGCCCAAGTGGCCGGTGTGGAATTAATCGAAGATCTCGAATCCCTGGAGTACATCAAAAGCCTTTTCCTCAAGCGCGGCCGGGTGATGCCCGACCGGAACAAGTGTCAGGCCCTTTTTCCGAAGGGCTCTGAAGTTCTTTTCAATGAAATGGGAACCGCACCCGGCATTTGGATGAAGATCAACCGAGCCTGGTTCGGCGCAATGCCCGGCGTTCCCTCGGAAATGTTCGTGATGTACGAAAAGCAGGTGAAGCCCCGTCTCGGGAAACTCGGAATTCAGGGAGGCGTTTTCGTGCAGCGGAAAATCAACACTTTCGGCGAAGGGGAATCGGCCGTTGAGGATAAACTGCTCGATATCACCAAACGAGGCCATGTTCCTGAAGTCGGCATCACGGCCAGCGATGCCTACATTTCGCTTCGGATTTTCGCCCGAGGAAGCAATCTTCAGCAAGTGCAGGAAATCATTGAGCCGGTAGAGGCGAAAATTCGCGAACGGCTAGGCGATCTGGTCTTTGGCACCGAAGACCAGAAGTTGCAGGACGCCGTGGTGCATTTACTCTTGGAAAAGCGGAAAACGATCTCTGTAGTTGAAAGCGTGACCGGCGGCTTGGTCTCTCACTACATCTGCCAGGTGCCCGGAGCCAGTCAAGTTTACGCCGGGGGGATTACGGCCTATCAGAACCGTATCAAGATTGACGAATTGGGCGTACCGGAATCGTTGATCCGGGAACAGGGTGTCGTCAGTCTGGAAGTCGCAATTGATCTGGCCCGACGCTGCCGACTGAAATTCGGGACCGATCTGGCCGTGAGTACTGTGGGTTACGCCGGGCCGGAAGCTGGCGATGATCCGGCTAAACCAGTGGGCACGGTTTTTTCTGCCTTGAGCTTCGAAGGAGGCGAAACGACCAAGGCCCATCACTGGCTCGGCACTCGCGACGAGATTCAAACTCGCACGGCCAAGATCGCCTTGAACCTCGCTCGACTTTACCTGATGAAGCTCTAG
- the deoC gene encoding deoxyribose-phosphate aldolase, translated as MADFTLEQIAKMFDHSLLQPVLTDKELEAGCQLAREFKVASVCIKPYAVPMAVEILKGSGVLASTVIGFPQGGNVTRIKVEEALQAIGDGAVELDMVVNIGKVLSGDWNYVTRDVGAVVEAAHKKKAIVKVIFENCFLKDEHKEMLCKICGEVKADFVKTSTGYGESGATDHDLTLMRKFSPSHVQVKAAGGVRNFERVMAVRALGVSRIGATATKQILEDCKAFLSKS; from the coding sequence ATGGCCGATTTCACTCTCGAACAGATTGCCAAGATGTTCGATCACTCTCTGCTTCAACCGGTGCTGACCGACAAGGAACTGGAAGCCGGCTGCCAGTTGGCTCGCGAATTTAAGGTGGCTTCGGTTTGCATTAAGCCTTACGCGGTTCCCATGGCCGTGGAGATTCTCAAGGGATCGGGTGTGCTGGCCAGCACGGTAATCGGATTTCCCCAGGGCGGTAACGTGACGAGAATCAAAGTGGAAGAAGCCCTCCAGGCTATCGGCGACGGAGCGGTGGAACTGGACATGGTGGTGAATATCGGCAAAGTCCTGTCTGGCGATTGGAATTATGTAACCCGGGATGTCGGCGCCGTGGTTGAAGCCGCCCATAAAAAGAAGGCGATAGTGAAGGTGATTTTCGAGAATTGCTTTCTGAAAGATGAGCATAAAGAAATGCTCTGCAAGATCTGCGGAGAAGTGAAGGCCGATTTCGTGAAGACCTCCACCGGCTACGGCGAAAGCGGAGCCACCGATCACGACTTGACCCTGATGCGAAAGTTCTCTCCGTCGCACGTTCAGGTCAAAGCCGCGGGCGGGGTTCGCAATTTCGAGAGAGTGATGGCCGTTCGCGCATTGGGGGTGTCCCGTATCGGAGCCACGGCCACCAAGCAGATCCTCGAGGATTGCAAAGCTTTCCTCTCGAAGAGCTAG
- a CDS encoding SH3 domain-containing protein has protein sequence MRSAWLSIISSLVFVCTGRAADPLQYGTVSYDIEVRAAAGWNTPTCGTLAKGQQVVIHHVQDEFYAILPPEGSVSWVNHKFLGKLDPNLTRQAVEIKKEIEFYAGSTKNPSNIVEGKLPKGEIVEIVGEKVAYDGSTWYPILPKPGEFRYLPKASVSQIKNAPVDGSRWDGNASLASRTRDGGVPATLTSRTTFGNNVAAPATGGGVNHPLWSQAEQAYQSGDHSRADKLFTQIYQEMNKTNNWTYDEKLMCFNRIAKCQEMIRKNTNGGDSSRFDNSGRSISNSSSVNSDIQSSGSVYIRRAAFEIDGKQAYALENERRQVMYYATVQSGVAIENYVGRQVEAKGTVQNRGDVRGVPYMNISQISSSR, from the coding sequence ATGCGTAGCGCGTGGCTGAGCATCATTAGCAGTTTGGTATTCGTGTGCACAGGACGTGCCGCCGACCCGCTGCAATACGGAACAGTATCCTACGACATTGAGGTCAGGGCCGCTGCAGGCTGGAATACTCCCACCTGCGGCACGCTCGCCAAAGGCCAGCAAGTGGTAATTCACCACGTTCAGGATGAGTTTTATGCCATCCTGCCACCCGAAGGATCCGTGAGTTGGGTGAATCATAAATTCCTAGGCAAGCTCGATCCAAACTTGACACGGCAAGCCGTGGAAATCAAGAAGGAAATTGAATTCTACGCTGGCTCGACCAAGAACCCTTCCAATATCGTGGAAGGGAAATTACCCAAGGGCGAGATCGTGGAAATTGTGGGCGAGAAGGTCGCCTATGATGGTTCGACCTGGTATCCGATTCTTCCGAAACCCGGAGAATTTCGCTACCTGCCCAAAGCCAGCGTATCCCAGATCAAGAATGCGCCTGTGGATGGCAGCCGTTGGGACGGCAACGCTTCCCTGGCCTCGCGCACCCGGGATGGGGGAGTTCCCGCGACGCTGACTTCCCGTACCACCTTTGGAAATAATGTTGCGGCGCCGGCCACGGGGGGCGGCGTAAATCATCCTTTGTGGAGTCAAGCCGAACAGGCCTATCAGAGCGGCGATCATAGCCGGGCCGATAAGCTTTTTACTCAGATATACCAGGAAATGAACAAAACCAATAATTGGACTTACGATGAAAAGCTAATGTGCTTCAATCGCATTGCCAAGTGCCAGGAAATGATCCGGAAGAATACAAATGGGGGCGATAGCAGCCGATTCGATAATTCCGGGCGATCCATCAGCAACAGCTCTTCGGTCAATTCGGATATTCAAAGTAGCGGTTCGGTTTACATTCGTCGGGCCGCGTTTGAGATCGACGGCAAGCAGGCCTACGCATTGGAAAACGAACGCCGTCAGGTCATGTACTATGCCACCGTGCAAAGCGGCGTGGCGATCGAAAACTATGTCGGTCGACAGGTCGAAGCGAAGGGAACCGTCCAGAATCGCGGCGATGTGCGCGGCGTGCCTTACATGAATATCAGTCAGATCAGTTCCAGCCGGTAA
- a CDS encoding DUF1549 domain-containing protein yields the protein MIRRWLKPLICGLAVVWGSTGFAGKAHAQKNDQSHMIDELLKKSWEANDLKPSERCNDYTFVRRAFIDLIGRIPSSDEVRDFINDSSTNKRQKLVKRLLNAKEYPLKVDGKDTKVAYNEAYAQHWSNIWTIWLMTRGGLMERYHEGLKFWLETEILSNTPYDKMVYKLITATGKSTENGAVNFILSHMGEASPADKKISDGPFEMVPLTSRVTKIFLGIQTQCTQCHDHPFNPEWGQENFWGVNAFFRQVSRDKTPTPKTANAKKDGYVPVTISDDASANKSGTVYYEKRSGVLVSTKPVFLPDLSELDKDKADRKEKMMTSETQAKSRRELAAEFVIGHDNFAKAYVNRIWAQLFGRGLNETAAFDDFGNHNKVVHAELLDKLAAAFKTYGYDTKLLLEWICCSDAYSLSYVANEKNKSADKEAYFSRMLLKAMSPEVLFESLMEATKAGAGVRRDELRDRRQIWQQKLVNNFGDDEGNEVSFNGTIVQALLMMNGDEINKALNSKGASVIERAIARHKVNDQEIIKELYYSALSRPMSTAANIPVLDKKTGKPTGSFTSESKFVMEALLEAKKTNKLKEFYNDLFWSLLNTNEFILNH from the coding sequence ATGATACGCCGCTGGCTGAAACCGCTGATTTGTGGGCTGGCTGTCGTTTGGGGAAGCACTGGCTTTGCCGGGAAAGCCCACGCTCAGAAAAACGATCAGTCCCACATGATCGATGAATTGCTTAAGAAGAGTTGGGAAGCCAACGATCTGAAACCCTCGGAGCGTTGCAACGATTACACTTTTGTTCGAAGAGCTTTCATCGACTTAATCGGCCGTATCCCCTCATCGGATGAAGTTCGCGACTTCATCAACGATTCCAGTACCAACAAACGCCAAAAACTCGTCAAGCGGCTACTCAATGCCAAGGAATACCCGCTGAAGGTCGACGGCAAGGATACCAAAGTCGCCTACAACGAAGCCTATGCTCAGCACTGGTCGAACATCTGGACCATCTGGCTGATGACCCGCGGCGGCCTGATGGAACGCTACCACGAAGGGCTGAAGTTCTGGCTGGAAACCGAAATTCTGAGCAACACGCCCTACGATAAGATGGTTTACAAACTGATTACGGCCACCGGGAAAAGTACCGAGAACGGAGCGGTCAATTTCATTTTGTCCCATATGGGCGAAGCCTCTCCGGCTGACAAGAAGATTTCCGATGGTCCCTTTGAGATGGTCCCGCTGACCTCGCGAGTGACCAAAATCTTCCTCGGGATCCAGACCCAATGCACTCAGTGCCACGATCACCCCTTCAACCCGGAATGGGGCCAGGAAAATTTCTGGGGCGTAAATGCTTTCTTCCGGCAGGTTTCCCGCGACAAAACCCCGACTCCGAAAACTGCCAACGCTAAAAAGGATGGTTACGTTCCGGTCACGATCAGCGATGATGCGAGCGCGAATAAGAGCGGCACGGTTTACTACGAAAAACGGAGCGGCGTACTGGTCTCCACCAAACCGGTCTTCCTCCCTGACCTGTCGGAGTTGGACAAGGACAAAGCCGATCGCAAAGAAAAGATGATGACCTCCGAAACGCAGGCTAAATCGCGTCGCGAACTGGCCGCGGAATTCGTCATCGGTCACGACAACTTCGCGAAAGCTTACGTCAATCGTATCTGGGCACAACTGTTTGGTCGCGGACTGAATGAAACCGCTGCTTTCGATGATTTCGGCAACCACAATAAAGTGGTGCATGCCGAACTTCTGGATAAGCTGGCAGCCGCGTTCAAGACCTACGGCTACGACACGAAACTGCTGCTTGAATGGATCTGCTGCAGCGATGCCTACAGTCTTTCGTATGTGGCGAATGAAAAGAACAAATCGGCCGATAAAGAAGCCTATTTCAGCCGGATGCTGCTCAAAGCCATGTCGCCCGAGGTCTTGTTCGAATCTCTCATGGAAGCGACCAAGGCGGGTGCCGGTGTCCGACGGGATGAACTTCGCGACCGCAGGCAAATCTGGCAACAGAAACTCGTCAACAACTTCGGCGATGATGAAGGAAACGAAGTCTCTTTCAACGGCACGATCGTTCAGGCCCTGCTGATGATGAACGGCGACGAAATCAACAAAGCCCTCAACAGCAAGGGGGCCAGCGTTATCGAACGAGCGATTGCTCGGCATAAAGTAAACGATCAGGAAATCATCAAGGAACTCTACTACTCGGCACTCAGCCGACCGATGAGCACCGCGGCCAACATTCCCGTTCTCGACAAGAAGACCGGCAAACCGACTGGTAGCTTTACCAGTGAGTCGAAGTTCGTGATGGAAGCGTTACTAGAAGCTAAGAAGACCAATAAACTCAAAGAATTTTACAACGACCTGTTCTGGTCGCTCTTGAATACCAATGAGTTTATTTTGAATCACTAA